Proteins from one Triticum aestivum cultivar Chinese Spring chromosome 7A, IWGSC CS RefSeq v2.1, whole genome shotgun sequence genomic window:
- the LOC123148531 gene encoding arogenate dehydrogenase 2, chloroplastic, with amino-acid sequence MAIPSPARLHLPSSCRRSAALTNLQSVDRSTAACRWRGRLLPVAAAPLRLRAVHAAAAARQPFDNGSGVIEAEGEEDDDDEHPRLKIAIVGFGNFGQFLARTLVRQGHTVLAHSRSDHSAAAADLGASFYADPHDLCECQPDVVLLATSILSTEAVLRSLPVHRFRRSTLFADVLSVKEFPRKQLLSRLPEDFDIVCTHPMFGPESARDGWAGLPFVFDRVRVGDCPARRARAEAFLGAFAREGCRMVEMPCAEHDAHAAETQLVAHTVGRMLATLGLRPTPIDTKGYETLLRLVDNTCSDSFDLYNGLFMYNKNSTELLHRLEAALDTVKRRLFHNLHDVLRKQLFEGSPALNRDGPPTPDSSSTAGAESLSNDRP; translated from the coding sequence ATGGCGATCCCTTCCCCCGCGCGACTCCACCTACCGTCCTCCTGCCGCCGGTCGGCGGCTCTCACCAACCTCCAATCCGTTGACAGGTCTACGGCGGCATGCCGGTGGCGGGGGCGCCTTCTCCCCGTGGCCGCTGCTCCGCTCCGCCTCCGCGCCGTGCATGCCGCGGCCGCTGCGCGGCAGCCGTTCGACAACGGGTCCGGCGTCATTGAAGCGGagggggaggaggacgacgacgacgagcaTCCGCGCCTGAAGATCGCCATCGTGGGGTTCGGCAACTTCGGGCAGTTCCTGGCGCGGACGCTGGTGCGGCAGGGGCACACGGTGCTGGCGCACTCCCGCTCCGACCACTCGGCCGCCGCGGCGGACCTCGGCGCGTCCTTCTACGCCGACCCGCACGACCTCTGCGAGTGCCAGCCCGACGTGGTCCTCCTGGCCACCTCCATCCTCTCCACGGAGGCGGTGCTCCGCTCGCTCCCCGTCCACCGCTTCCGCCGCAGCACGCTCTTCGCCGACGTGCTCTCCGTCAAGGAGTTCCCCAGGAAGCAGCTCCTCAGCCGCCTCCCCGAGGACTTCGACATCGTCTGCACGCACCCCATGTTCGGCCCGGAGTCGGCGCGCGACGGCTGGGCCGGCCTCCCGTTCGTGTTCGACAGGGTCCGCGTCGGCGACTGCCCGGCCCGCCGCGCGCGCGCCGAGGCGTTCCTGGGCGCGTTCGCGCGCGAGGGGTGCCGCATGGTGGAGATGCCCTGCGCGGAGCACGACGCGCACGCCGCCGAGACGCAGCTGGTGGCGCACACCGTGGGGCGGATGCTGGCCACGCTCGGGCTCCGCCCCACGCCCATCGACACCAAGGGCTACGAGACGCTGCTCCGGCTCGTGGACAACACCTGCAGCGACAGCTTCGACCTGTACAACGGCCTCTTCATGTACAACAAGAACTCGACGGAGCTGCTCCACCGGCTCGAGGCGGCGCTGGACACCGTCAAGAGGAGGCTCTTCCACAACCTCCATGACGTGCTCCGGAAGCAGCTCTTCGAGGGCTCGCCGGCGCTCAACAGGGACGGCCCGCCGACCCCGGACTCCTCGTCCACCGCCGGCGCCGAGTCGTTGTCTAATGACCGGCCGTGA
- the LOC123148530 gene encoding uncharacterized zinc finger CCHC domain-containing protein At4g19190-like: MEEGVEGSGGGGGLGRKIPAGEVELKEKSGTAWSHSFLNQKPWHPLSYPNQRRKWIAEQIHTNRARRDEEVQREFAQEQEFFRQTALFSKKDKEKMEIMKAVSFMYVRPPGYNPESAKAAEIQDEKKKLDQGDATEDAVAANTSSMPDGPEKKKSRPKDVFGRSLPTEQEFEVLKNAPRLDTGAPARPKPFGVEVRNVRCLRCGNFGHQSGDRECPMKDIIMPNEESRLKRDDPLTAIKAQTDSSEPLKWELKQKPGMSPPRGGYNPDDPNQQIVAEEIFDEYGGFLGDIDIPALLTNFSTSKSKKRSKSKSRRRQSEPAAHVESGRHHSSHHSSSDPEPEKSNRASGSKRKKKYCSDPSSYSDSEAEAGKGKAKQKSKHRHRKKHLLESSSESEVEVDTRRHPKREHRKKKKKEEMEIAPVSSSRDKGYTISKRPSRRSREKQPYSDSSSSESEQQHPTRWQDKQSHSDSSSSESKRHSRRSREKRHHKIPDFPVSNRSSRKSDEKWHYTDSSARESDRHSRKPREKSRYSDPSASEYSDSDRPSRRSNEKRHYTDLSTRESDRHSRKPRGKSRCSDLSASEYSDSDRRNSHRRRRRK; the protein is encoded by the exons atggaggagggggtggaggggagcggcggcggcggggggctcGGGCGGAAGATCCCGGCGGGGGAGGTGGAGCTGAAGGAGAAGTCGGGGACGGCGTGGAGCCACTCGTTCCTGAACCAGAAGCCATGGCACCCGCTCTCGTACCCGAACCAGCGCCGCAAGTGGATCGCCGAGCAGATCCACACCAACCGCGCGCGCCGCGACGAGGAGGTGCAGCGCGAGTTCGCGCAGGAGCAGGAGTTCTTCCGCCAGACCGCCCTCTTCTccaagaaggacaaggagaag ATGGAGATAATGAAAGCTGTGAGTTTCATGTATGTCCGCCCACCTGGATACAATCCAGAGAGTGCAAAGGCTGCTgaaattcaagatgagaagaagaaGCTGGATCAAGGCGATGCCACCGAAGATGCTGTAGCTGCAAATACCTCTTCAAT GCCTGATGGCCCAGAGAAGAAAAAGAGTAGGCCGAAAGATGTGTTTGGCCGTTCATTGCCAACAGAGCAAGAATTTGAAGTTCTGAAAAATGCTCCAAG ATTGGACACAGGTGCTCCTGCTAGACCTAAACCATTTGGAGTCGAAGTTCGTAATGTTAGATGTTTAAGATGTGGAAACTTCGGCCATCAGAGTGGTGACCGGGAATGTCCCATGAAGGATATTATCATGCCGAATGAGGAGAGCCGATTGAAAAGGGACGATCCACTTACAGCAATAAAGGCACAGACTGATTCGAGTGAG CCTTTGAAGTGGGAGCTTAAGCAAAAGCCTGGCATGAGCCCTCCTCGAGGTGGATATAACCCTGATGATCCTAATCAGCAGATTGTAGCAGAAGAGATATTTGATGAATATGGAG gaTTTCTCGGCGATATTGACATTCCGGCTCTCCTTACCAACTTCTCCACGAGTAAATCAAAGAAACGCTCCAAGAGTAAAAGCAGGCGCAGGCAGTCTGAGCCTGCTGCTCATGTAGAATCTGGAAGACATCATAGCAGTCATCATTCATCCTCAGATCCGGAACCTGAGAAGAGCAACAGGGCGTCAGGAAGCAAGAGAAAGAAAAAATATTGTTCTGACCCATCCTCGTATTCTGATTCTGAGGCGGAAGCTGGGAAAGGAAAAGCCAAGCAGAAGTCAAAGCACAGGCACAGGAAGAAACACCTGCTAGAGTCCTCTTCTGAATCAGAAGTTGAAGTTGACACAAGAAGGCATCCAAAGAGGGAGcacaggaagaaaaagaagaaagaggagatgGAAATTGCCCCAGTTTCCTCCTCCAGAGATAAAGGATATACAATAAGCAAGAGGCCTTCGAGGCGATCGAGGGAGAAGCAACCCTACAGTGACTCAAGTTCTTCTGAGAGCGAGCAGCAGCATCCAACACGATGGCAGGACAAGCAATCCCACAGTGACTCGAGTTCTTCCGAAAGCAAGCGGCATTCAAGGAGATCAAGGGAAAAGAGACATCACAAAATACCAGATTTTCCCGTGAGCAATAGGTCTTCACGGAAATCGGATGAGAAGTGGCACTATACTGATTCAAGCGCACGTGAAAGTGATAGACATTCAAGGAAACCAAGAGAAAAATCGCGCTACTCTGATCCAAGTGCTTCTGAGTATTCAGATTCTGATCGGCCTTCACGGAGATCGAATGAGAAGCGACACTATACTGACTTGAGCACACGTGAAAGTGATAGGCATTCAAGGAAACCGAGGGGGAAATCACGCTGCTCTGATCTAAGTGCTTCTGAGTATTCAGATTCTGATCGGCGTAATAGTCATCGCCGTCGTCGAAGAAAATGA